The nucleotide sequence ATTCTCAATCACATATCCCACCGGATAAAGGCCCTTTTCCTGCTCCTCTTCTTTTTCCATCTGCATCCGGGCGTTTTTCCAATATCCCATGTTCTTCCCCCTTTACTCAAATACCACACACGTCATGGACTGGTTGACAAAACGATTGTTGTAATGCTCTCCATATCCCACGAGGCCCGCATGGCTGCCTAATACTTTCATCTCCTGTAAATATTCCTGCATATAATGGTTGTCGCTGAACAAAAGATACCGGAACAGGCAGTTGATGGAAAATACCGCCGATACTCTGGAAAAATCCTTCTGTATGGTCTGTATGGTCTCCCGTACAATACGCCTGTAATCACCCAGTTCCAGCAGAATCAGCACATCGGAATCGTTTACCTGACGGAAACATGCCAGGGCATCCCCGTCCACTTCTTTAATGGAAATGATACAGATTTCATCTCCGCTGATTCTTCCAAAGGGATTTTTAAAGGTCTGGGTTGTAATCTGCTGTTCCGACACATGCAGAATACTCTGGTATACCTGACGGGCAGATTTCCCGTTCAGTTCTCCGATGATATATTTTGCCTTATCTGTTTTGGAGGCAATAAAACGATACTTCCACACAGGATGATAAATATTTTCCTTATAAGCCTTTACTTTTCCATGCTGATTCTTCACAATGGCATAGGCCACCGCATCTTTATAAACCCTGCCGTTTGCAGAAACTCTTCCTGCGTCTCCGGTTCCGCCCACCAGGGAAATGTCCTTTTTCTTCAGAACACTGTAAATGGTAGTCAGCACACATGCGTCATTACCGGAGCAAAAATCAATGCATATGGTATCATTGCCGGCGCCTTTTACCTTCTCCACATCACGTTCCAGGCGCCGGATATATTTCACAGGCATGGTATTCACTTCTTCCAGAACATTGGCGGCAGCTGCAACTCCGTCCTGAAATGCTGCAATTCCCACACCATTTTCCACCACTCTGGTATCATAGCTCATTCCAATACAGCCAATACTTGGCACACCGGGATAAAGCTCCTCCAGTTCACGCACATGGGCCTCAAACTGTTTATCATTGGACATCAGCATAATGAACTGGGGCCCTTTTAAGCCCCGAACCGCTTCCTTCAAATCGCCGCTCTGGCTCATACCAAAAAACTGTTTCAATGTATTATCCCTCTCTTCCGTAATATACCATTATCTTATCCTATCCAGGACAGAAGGTCAATCTTTATTCTGTAAAGTTTCCAGCGCTTTCAGCACCTGATTGTCATGCATGGGATTATAGGTTTCGTCCGTCTGAGACAGGTACTCGTATTCCAGCTCTATATCCGGCTGAATTCCCACATCATGGATGTAATTTCCTTTCGGCGTAAAATATTTTGCCATGGTAACTTTTACTGCGCTTCCATCCTCCAGCGGCACAATCGTCTGCACAATCCCTTTTCCAAAGGTGGTGGTTCCTATCAGGGTTCCATACTCATAATCCTTGATGGCTCCTGCAAAAATTTCCGAAGCGCTGGCGCTGTTTTCATTAATCAGAACCGCCAGGGGCAGTTCCAGACAGGATTCGTCTGACTTGTAATCGGAACGGTGTCCGTATTTATCTTCCGTATACACCACAAGGCCTTCCGGCAGAATTTCATCCAGCATGGCGCACACAGTCTGCAGGATACCGCCCGGATTATCCCGCAAATCCACAATCATGGACTGCATACCCTGTCCCTGAAGATCTTTGATGGCAGCGGAAAACTGTTCGCTGGTGGATTCCGTGAATTCCGAAACCTGAAGAAATCCAACCTGGCCCTCCAGCATCTGATATTCCACCGTAGGCACTTCAATCTGGCGCCTTACCACGTCCACCTGAATATGTTCGCTCTCTCCTGCCCGCATAAGCTCCAGGTGCACCGTACTTCCTTCCTCGCCCTTGATATGAGTCACCAGCTCTGACAGCTCCATGCTGTCCCCCTCAATATCTCCTACTTTCACAATGATATCTCCGTCTCTCACCCCTGCTTCCTCGGCAGGGCTTCCCGGATATACATGAAGAATTGTAACAACCCCGGTCTTCAGATTCTGGTTCAGCACAGCGCCAATCCCATAATAAACTCCCGCAGTGGAATCGTTATAGGAAGCAAATGCCTCTGCTGAAAAATAAGAAGAATAACGGTCTCCCAGACCATCCACCATTCCCGCATACATGCCTTCCACCATGGCGTCCCGGTCTATCTCGTCATAATAATACTGGTCAATAATATCCGCAATCCGGCCTGCCTTGTCTTCCACCTGCGCTCCGAAAACAGCATCTCTGCTGCTTTCCTGTGCCTGACTGTCCCCCTGGTTTCTCCTGTTGATTCCGGGCAGAACAAAAAGCCAGATATTCCCTGCAATAAGGGTTACAACCAGCAGTGTGCCGATTACACCTGCTGCCAGACCCTTTCCAAACCCGGAATTCTTCTTCCTCTCCGGTGATTCAAAATATTCCTGATTGTCCATATAATTCGTCTCCTGCCATTTATACTAATCTGTCAAGTCAGTCCTATACCTATACCTTCAAATGCTTCCGGATTGTCAGGCGGCTTCCCAGAAATCCAATACCAACGCCCAGCACCAGCCCCACCGGAACCAGTGTGGAAAATACCTTATCCACCGGCAGAAACTCCATCATTCCGCTCAGCCACAGAAACTTCTCTCCCACATAGGAAATAATACTCCGGTACATCCGGTACAGGATTAGCAGCGGCAGCAGAGAACCGATGATTCCGATGAGAATTCCCTCCACAATAAAGGGAGCCCGTACAAAATAATCGGTGGCGCCGATTAATTTCATAATGGCAATCTCCTCCCGGCGCACTGCAATTCCAATGGTAACGGTGTTGCTGATCAGAAATACTGCCACGCACAGAAGAATCAGAATCACTCCCGCCGACACATATCCGATTAACCGGTTAAAATCTGTCAGAGTATTTGCCGCCATATCGGAGCTTTTCACCTCTTTCACACCTTCCAGGGACTGGATATAAGTTACCAGAGACTGCTGCATGGAAATATCATTCATGTAAACCACATAATGGGCGGAATTGGCCAGAGGATTGTCTTCTGCAAATCCCGCTGCCATGTCCTCGGCGCCTTTGAAATATACTTTCTGGAATTCATCCCAGGCCTGCTCGGCAGACACAAATACCTTCTCCGATACCTCCACCCGCTTGCCAATCTGCACGCCGATTTCATCTATCTGCTCCTGGGTGGCGTCATCTTTGAAAAATACCGTCACAGCAACCCCGGATTCCACTTCCTGTACCACGCTCTGAAAATTCACCACCACCGAATAGAAGATTCCGAACAGAAAAATACAGGCGGACATGGTGGCAATGGAGGCCAGGGAAAACATTTTATTCTTCCAGATATTTCTGGCTCCCTGCCGTAATGTATACCAAAATGTACTAATCCTCATATGGGTCACCCATTCGCTCGTCTTCCACGACAACGCCTTTCCGCATGGTGATGACACGCTTTTTCATCGCCCTGACAATGTCCAGATTATGAGTCACCACCAGAACGGTGGTTCCCCTCTGATTGATTTCCTCCAGCAGTTTCATAATTTCCCAGGCGTTATGAGCGTCCAGATTTCCCGTGGGCTCGTCTGCCAGAAGGATTTTAGGCTCATTTACCAGTGCTCTGGCTATGGCCACTCTCTGCTGCTCCCCGCCGGAAATCTCTCTGGGATAAGATTTGTATTTTGCGGCAAGCCCCACCATGGACAGGACTGCCGGCACCTTCCGGCGCATGGTCTTTACAGGCATTCCGATTGCCCGCTGGGCAAAGGCCACATTTTCGTAGACATTCCTGTCTTTCAGCAGACGGAAATCCTGGAACACCACCCCAATATTCCTGCGGAATCTGGGAATATCCCTGTGACGGATATTTCCAAGTTTCTGGTTGTTGATGGTGATACTGCCTTTGGTGGGTTCCAGTTCTTTCAGCAGCAGCTTGATTAACGTGGATTTTCCGGAACCGCTGTCCCCCACCACAAACACAAACTCTCCCGGTTCAATATACAAACTCACATCATTTAAAGCAGGGATTCCTGCCGAATATGCTTTGCTGACATTTTCAAGTTTTATCATGTAAGCCTCCTGAATCCTTTAATAGTCCAGCGTTTCCATATATTTCATATATTTTACCACCATCAATGCTATTTTAAACGTGATGGCGTCCTCAAATACCCGCAAATCCAGCCCGGTACTCTTCTGCAGCTTATCCAGCCGGTATACCAGCGTATTCCGGTGAATGTAAAGCTGCCGGGAAGTTTCCGAAACATTCAGGCTGTTTTCGAAAAATTTATTGATAGTGGTAAGGGTCTCCTCGTCGAATTCGTCAGGGGATTTCCCGTCAAAAATTTCCTTGATAAACATTTTGCACAGAGGGATGGGAAGCTGATAAATCAGCCGGCCGATTCCCAGTGTGGAATAGGCAATCACATGGCGTTCCTCAAAGAAAATCTTTCCCACATCCAGCGCCATCCTGGCTTCCTTGTAGGAGCGGGAAACTTCTTTGATTTCATTGACAATAGTACCGTAGGCGATGTGGATATCCGTCTCGTCGCCGGCATGGAACAGGCTTAAGATTACTTCGGCTGTTTTATTCATCTCCTCATAACCTTCGTTTTCCATCACCTCTTTTACCACGATAATATTCTTCTCATCTACGGCTGTAATAAAATCTCTGGATTTGCTTCCCAGAAGCCCCCGGACTTTTTCCAGTTCATTGCCGTCCTTCTCCCGGTTCGTCTCCACAATAAAGACCACCCGTCTGGCCTCCGTATCAATATGCAGCTTCTTGGCACGGTTGTAAATATCCACCAGCAGCAGATTATCCAGCAGCAGATTCTTAACAAAATTATCCTTGTCAAACCGCTCTTTATAAGCTACCAGCAGATTCTGAATCTGGAAGCTGGCAATTTTACCCACCATATATACATCTTCACTGTCCCCGTTGGCAAGGAGAATATATTCCAGCTGATGTTCGTCAAATACTTTAAAAAACTGGCACCCCAAAAAGACCTGACTGTCTGCCGGAGATTCCACAAATGCCAGAGCCGCAGTCACATAGCTGTCCGTATCCTGGAATGTGGTGGCCAGTACCTTTCCTTCCGTATCAATAATACACAAATCAATTCTGGTGATTCCCTTCAACCCATCAATGGTGTTTTGAAGTATCTGATTCGAAATCATTTGTTTCACTCCTTTTCTCTGCCTTCATCTATACAGATTCCTGTACAACTTTCACAATTATATTACCCCTGTTTTTGAAAAATTGCAGGACTTACTATGTATTTTAATGCAAAAGCACAAAAAAAGAAAGAGGAAATCCATATTTTTTTATGCATTTCCTCAACTTTTTTTCAAAATATGGCTTTTTCCCCCATGGGCATAGTATACAAAAATTTTGCAGCCCTTCAGGCGGAATTTTTCAATGGCTTTTGTATTCCATAAATCCCTCGCCCAGTACCTCCCGGACGTCTCCCACAATGACAAACGCATTCCGGTCAAGCTGATGAATCATCTCTTTCAACTGCACGATTTCCTTCCTGGATACCACACAGTAGAGCATACATTTCCGGGCTCCGGAATACATGCCTCT is from Lachnospiraceae bacterium JLR.KK002 and encodes:
- the ftsE gene encoding cell division ATP-binding protein FtsE, which produces MIKLENVSKAYSAGIPALNDVSLYIEPGEFVFVVGDSGSGKSTLIKLLLKELEPTKGSITINNQKLGNIRHRDIPRFRRNIGVVFQDFRLLKDRNVYENVAFAQRAIGMPVKTMRRKVPAVLSMVGLAAKYKSYPREISGGEQQRVAIARALVNEPKILLADEPTGNLDAHNAWEIMKLLEEINQRGTTVLVVTHNLDIVRAMKKRVITMRKGVVVEDERMGDPYED
- a CDS encoding helix-turn-helix domain-containing protein; amino-acid sequence: MISNQILQNTIDGLKGITRIDLCIIDTEGKVLATTFQDTDSYVTAALAFVESPADSQVFLGCQFFKVFDEHQLEYILLANGDSEDVYMVGKIASFQIQNLLVAYKERFDKDNFVKNLLLDNLLLVDIYNRAKKLHIDTEARRVVFIVETNREKDGNELEKVRGLLGSKSRDFITAVDEKNIIVVKEVMENEGYEEMNKTAEVILSLFHAGDETDIHIAYGTIVNEIKEVSRSYKEARMALDVGKIFFEERHVIAYSTLGIGRLIYQLPIPLCKMFIKEIFDGKSPDEFDEETLTTINKFFENSLNVSETSRQLYIHRNTLVYRLDKLQKSTGLDLRVFEDAITFKIALMVVKYMKYMETLDY
- a CDS encoding FIST N-terminal domain-containing protein, coding for MKQFFGMSQSGDLKEAVRGLKGPQFIMLMSNDKQFEAHVRELEELYPGVPSIGCIGMSYDTRVVENGVGIAAFQDGVAAAANVLEEVNTMPVKYIRRLERDVEKVKGAGNDTICIDFCSGNDACVLTTIYSVLKKKDISLVGGTGDAGRVSANGRVYKDAVAYAIVKNQHGKVKAYKENIYHPVWKYRFIASKTDKAKYIIGELNGKSARQVYQSILHVSEQQITTQTFKNPFGRISGDEICIISIKEVDGDALACFRQVNDSDVLILLELGDYRRIVRETIQTIQKDFSRVSAVFSINCLFRYLLFSDNHYMQEYLQEMKVLGSHAGLVGYGEHYNNRFVNQSMTCVVFE
- the ftsX gene encoding permease-like cell division protein FtsX, encoding MRISTFWYTLRQGARNIWKNKMFSLASIATMSACIFLFGIFYSVVVNFQSVVQEVESGVAVTVFFKDDATQEQIDEIGVQIGKRVEVSEKVFVSAEQAWDEFQKVYFKGAEDMAAGFAEDNPLANSAHYVVYMNDISMQQSLVTYIQSLEGVKEVKSSDMAANTLTDFNRLIGYVSAGVILILLCVAVFLISNTVTIGIAVRREEIAIMKLIGATDYFVRAPFIVEGILIGIIGSLLPLLILYRMYRSIISYVGEKFLWLSGMMEFLPVDKVFSTLVPVGLVLGVGIGFLGSRLTIRKHLKV
- a CDS encoding S41 family peptidase; translated protein: MDNQEYFESPERKKNSGFGKGLAAGVIGTLLVVTLIAGNIWLFVLPGINRRNQGDSQAQESSRDAVFGAQVEDKAGRIADIIDQYYYDEIDRDAMVEGMYAGMVDGLGDRYSSYFSAEAFASYNDSTAGVYYGIGAVLNQNLKTGVVTILHVYPGSPAEEAGVRDGDIIVKVGDIEGDSMELSELVTHIKGEEGSTVHLELMRAGESEHIQVDVVRRQIEVPTVEYQMLEGQVGFLQVSEFTESTSEQFSAAIKDLQGQGMQSMIVDLRDNPGGILQTVCAMLDEILPEGLVVYTEDKYGHRSDYKSDESCLELPLAVLINENSASASEIFAGAIKDYEYGTLIGTTTFGKGIVQTIVPLEDGSAVKVTMAKYFTPKGNYIHDVGIQPDIELEYEYLSQTDETYNPMHDNQVLKALETLQNKD